One part of the Merismopedia glauca CCAP 1448/3 genome encodes these proteins:
- a CDS encoding four helix bundle protein encodes MSHKNQFIWQKSVKLSINCYRITKHFPKEELYGLTSQIRRSSVSIASNIAEGYGRVSSKEYVRFLQIANGSMRELDTQLIIAREVGLISQELVAPVIEEVDEMQKIMTVTLQKIEARI; translated from the coding sequence ATGAGTCATAAAAACCAGTTTATTTGGCAAAAATCTGTAAAGCTTTCAATTAATTGCTATCGAATAACCAAACATTTTCCGAAAGAAGAGTTGTACGGTTTAACTAGTCAAATTAGACGCTCTAGTGTATCTATAGCTAGCAATATAGCGGAAGGATATGGAAGAGTATCCAGCAAAGAATATGTTCGTTTCCTCCAAATTGCTAATGGTTCTATGAGAGAGCTAGATACTCAGTTAATCATTGCGAGAGAAGTTGGATTAATATCCCAAGAATTAGTAGCTCCAGTTATAGAAGAGGTTGATGAAATGCAAAAAATAATGACAGTCACCTTGCAAAAAATAGAAGCCCGAATCTAA
- a CDS encoding antibiotic biosynthesis monooxygenase family protein, which translates to MAILEVAILDIKPGLAAEFESAFKTASIIIAAMPGYKSHELQRCMETANRYILLVNWEDLENHTVGFRQSPEYQEWRSLLHHFYEPFPIVEHYEVVLRNNQSHRDLVGWVDDRKSNFE; encoded by the coding sequence TTGGCGATCTTAGAAGTTGCAATTTTAGATATTAAACCTGGTTTAGCTGCTGAGTTTGAAAGCGCTTTCAAAACGGCTTCAATCATAATTGCTGCTATGCCGGGATACAAATCTCATGAACTCCAACGTTGTATGGAAACTGCAAACCGTTATATTCTGCTTGTCAATTGGGAGGATTTGGAAAACCACACTGTTGGATTTCGACAATCGCCAGAATACCAAGAGTGGCGTTCTCTGCTACATCACTTCTATGAGCCATTTCCCATAGTTGAACATTATGAAGTTGTTCTACGAAATAACCAATCTCATCGCGATCTGGTAGGTTGGGTTGACGATAGGAAATCCAACTTTGAATGA
- a CDS encoding hybrid sensor histidine kinase/response regulator, which translates to MAQDKEQEVKLHFLVEAEEYLDTIESGLLGLGTRGINRQIIDGILRAAHSIKGGAGMMGFNTLAQLSHRLEDFFKILKMGKSEAVDRDLETLLLLSLDRLRQLIATNRQGTEVDADWLLANTHPIFEELHNRLGDPQPEDAAALLSEEVGEDMKVLLFETEVEGCLQRLESVLATPDQPCLQQEFLITAQEFGGLGEMLELGAFTSFCQSVAQELESHPEQTEAIARLALSEWRRSQALVFVGQIAALPTQLVLPHLVPSNVDSGANLALAPESLSHNLEDIFFPEPSAEMLTFDPAEQDLFSALETVPGNIDDGISLAKPEIAQPPSLDAKFQKYLFPDPKKSKAAQNLEEQLAATPESTEQTIRVPVRQLAQLTNLFGELTIERNGLDLHLKRLRNLMGLLNQRVRVLEQSNFRLRTTHDRVATQASTAPLVPFSLAALTPDRPEFDFLEMDRYSDLHLVSQDIMETAVQIQEVSGDLQTNLEDTEKAARDINRTSKLMQNSITQLQMRPISDLVGRFSRALRDMELKYGKRVELKVRGGSTLIDRSILEALSDPLLHLFRNAFDHGIEDPQGRRLRGKPETGTIEIVAAYRGNQTAIAIRDDGRGIPLDKIRDRALQMGLEESELEAASKKELLDLIFEPGFSTAAEITDLSGRGVGMDVVRTNLREIRGDIQVDTQPGVGTTFTITVPFTLSVVRVLLVESGGLLLAFPTSAVEEMLRLHPEMILLAAGKEVLNWEGFMVPLIRLNQWLQFSSSHPLVNAETVPVVDAPTVLMVAQGEDLVGIQIDRYWGEQEVTIRQVEGNIPMPPGFTGCTILGDGRVVPLVDAIALLSWIDGNRSGQLSQSVKQKLDGELTGEISSNTAKANQKKTLLVIDDSITVRRFLALTLEKAGYRVEQAKDGREALEKLQAGLVVQAAISDIEMPRLDGYGFLAQVKSDPNCEHIPIVMLTSRSGDKHRQLAMNLGASGYFSKPFKEQELLKTIQELI; encoded by the coding sequence ATGGCACAAGATAAGGAACAGGAAGTAAAACTTCATTTTTTGGTAGAAGCCGAAGAGTACCTCGATACCATTGAATCAGGATTGCTAGGCTTAGGAACTCGCGGCATTAATCGCCAAATCATTGATGGAATCTTGCGCGCCGCCCATTCCATTAAAGGGGGCGCAGGAATGATGGGGTTTAATACCCTAGCTCAACTATCTCACCGTTTAGAGGATTTCTTTAAAATCCTAAAGATGGGCAAATCAGAAGCTGTCGATCGCGATTTAGAAACTCTGCTGTTGCTGAGTTTAGATCGGCTACGTCAGTTGATTGCTACCAATCGCCAAGGTACTGAAGTAGATGCCGATTGGCTATTAGCAAATACTCATCCCATTTTTGAGGAACTCCATAACCGCCTGGGAGATCCGCAACCAGAAGATGCAGCAGCCCTTTTGTCGGAAGAAGTAGGAGAAGACATGAAAGTCTTGCTCTTTGAAACCGAAGTCGAAGGATGTCTTCAACGACTGGAATCAGTTTTAGCCACACCAGATCAACCCTGTTTACAGCAAGAATTTCTGATTACTGCCCAAGAATTTGGGGGTTTAGGAGAAATGCTAGAGCTAGGTGCATTTACCAGCTTTTGTCAATCAGTGGCTCAGGAGCTAGAATCTCATCCAGAACAGACAGAGGCGATCGCTCGTCTAGCACTATCTGAGTGGCGGCGATCGCAAGCGCTGGTGTTTGTCGGTCAAATAGCTGCTCTACCGACACAGCTAGTTTTACCTCATCTAGTCCCATCAAATGTCGATAGTGGGGCTAACTTGGCGCTAGCTCCAGAAAGCTTGTCCCATAACTTAGAAGATATCTTTTTCCCAGAACCATCTGCGGAAATGTTAACTTTCGACCCAGCCGAGCAAGATCTCTTCTCTGCTCTGGAAACTGTGCCTGGTAATATAGATGACGGAATATCCCTAGCTAAACCGGAAATTGCCCAACCACCCTCCCTAGATGCTAAATTCCAAAAATATCTATTTCCTGACCCGAAAAAGAGTAAAGCAGCCCAAAATCTGGAGGAACAACTGGCAGCGACTCCAGAAAGTACCGAACAAACGATTCGCGTCCCCGTGCGCCAACTAGCTCAGTTGACTAATTTATTTGGAGAACTGACCATTGAACGCAATGGCTTAGACTTACACCTCAAGCGTTTGCGGAATTTAATGGGGTTATTAAACCAAAGAGTGCGGGTTTTAGAGCAGTCGAATTTCCGTTTGCGAACTACCCATGACCGAGTGGCAACTCAAGCCTCAACGGCTCCCCTAGTCCCATTTAGCCTAGCAGCCCTGACTCCCGATCGCCCAGAGTTTGATTTTCTAGAAATGGATCGCTATAGCGATTTGCACCTAGTCTCTCAAGACATTATGGAAACTGCTGTGCAGATTCAGGAAGTTTCCGGTGACTTGCAAACTAACCTAGAAGATACTGAAAAGGCGGCGCGCGACATTAATCGCACCTCCAAACTGATGCAGAATAGCATTACCCAATTGCAGATGCGTCCTATTTCTGACTTAGTGGGACGTTTCTCTAGAGCCTTGAGGGATATGGAGTTGAAGTATGGTAAACGGGTTGAACTCAAAGTTAGAGGTGGTTCGACCCTAATTGACCGTAGCATCTTGGAAGCCTTGAGCGATCCCCTACTGCATCTGTTCCGTAATGCCTTCGATCATGGCATAGAAGACCCACAAGGTCGCCGATTGAGGGGGAAACCCGAAACAGGGACAATTGAGATTGTAGCGGCTTATCGAGGCAATCAGACCGCGATCGCAATTCGCGATGATGGTCGCGGTATTCCTCTCGATAAAATTCGGGATAGAGCCTTGCAAATGGGTTTGGAAGAATCTGAACTAGAAGCAGCCAGTAAAAAAGAGCTACTAGACCTAATTTTTGAACCAGGTTTCAGCACCGCCGCCGAAATTACCGATCTTTCTGGTCGCGGAGTCGGTATGGATGTAGTTCGTACCAATTTGCGAGAAATTCGCGGTGATATTCAAGTTGACACCCAACCAGGGGTAGGGACAACCTTTACGATTACAGTTCCTTTCACCCTTTCCGTGGTGCGGGTGCTGTTAGTCGAAAGCGGTGGCTTGCTGCTGGCTTTTCCCACTAGTGCGGTAGAAGAAATGCTGCGCTTGCATCCAGAAATGATTCTCTTAGCTGCTGGCAAAGAAGTTCTCAACTGGGAAGGCTTTATGGTGCCCCTAATTCGCTTGAATCAGTGGCTGCAATTCTCCTCTTCTCATCCGTTAGTTAATGCAGAAACTGTCCCAGTCGTTGATGCCCCAACTGTCTTGATGGTAGCTCAAGGAGAAGATTTAGTGGGGATTCAGATCGATCGCTACTGGGGTGAACAAGAAGTCACCATTAGACAAGTAGAAGGCAACATACCTATGCCTCCAGGCTTTACTGGCTGTACTATTTTAGGGGATGGTCGAGTTGTACCTTTAGTTGATGCGATCGCTTTGTTAAGCTGGATTGACGGCAATAGATCTGGTCAACTAAGTCAATCAGTTAAGCAAAAACTTGATGGTGAATTGACGGGAGAAATTAGCTCAAATACAGCTAAAGCCAATCAGAAAAAGACGCTTCTAGTGATAGATGATTCCATTACTGTTCGTCGTTTCCTAGCCTTAACCCTAGAAAAAGCAGGCTATCGAGTCGAACAAGCAAAAGATGGTCGAGAAGCCTTAGAAAAACTCCAAGCAGGATTAGTAGTACAAGCAGCAATTAGCGATATTGAAATGCCTCGCCTCGACGGTTATGGCTTTTTAGCGCAAGTCAAATCCGATCCCAATTGCGAACATATTCCCATAGTAATGCTCACCTCTCGTAGTGGTGATAAACATCGTCAACTAGCCATGAACTTAGGTGCTAGCGGCTATTTTTCTAAGCCGTTTAAGGAGCAAGAATTACTCAAAACCATTCAAGAATTAATCTAA
- a CDS encoding DUF1823 family protein has translation MLDFPPLNTDTIWAILKEEMTDEAVNQLVWHYLGYRYNFETNKWDNSLVTPEWAQDYPEPPDFIASRPATVKLTRSIPAENKQLLKEELGFKGYKIGEFGPRQTRRATMANWLLSYLKINLS, from the coding sequence ATGTTAGATTTTCCACCTTTAAATACAGATACTATTTGGGCTATCTTAAAGGAAGAAATGACTGATGAAGCAGTGAATCAATTAGTTTGGCACTATCTTGGTTATCGCTACAATTTTGAGACAAATAAATGGGATAATTCTTTAGTTACTCCAGAGTGGGCACAAGATTATCCCGAACCACCAGACTTCATTGCCAGTCGCCCAGCTACAGTTAAATTAACCCGTTCTATACCTGCTGAAAACAAACAATTGCTCAAAGAAGAATTGGGATTTAAAGGTTATAAAATTGGTGAATTTGGTCCCAGGCAAACCCGTAGAGCCACAATGGCAAATTGGCTATTGAGTTACTTAAAAATTAATTTGTCGTGA
- a CDS encoding exopolysaccharide biosynthesis protein: MRRGFAEELRLLLEELSDRPLTLGDILAQTSEGGFSLAIGLLTFPFLFPMPPGITTILGGGTLLLSLQMAMGKKIPWLPKRIAKYRFPHRLVALLLKNLHRFAKIVSKISRRRLTHLVDRPILWRINGLCIAWLAILLMLPVPLTNPIPTVGILLFVIASLERDGLLMCVSYISTFLITLFFGGIGYLIWQLPHLLPNWFWTS, from the coding sequence ATGAGGCGAGGATTTGCTGAAGAGCTAAGATTATTGTTGGAAGAATTGAGCGATCGCCCGCTAACTCTGGGAGATATTTTGGCACAAACTTCAGAAGGAGGATTTAGTTTAGCAATTGGGTTATTAACTTTTCCATTTCTGTTTCCCATGCCACCAGGAATTACCACTATACTTGGCGGTGGTACTTTGCTACTTTCTTTGCAAATGGCAATGGGCAAAAAAATACCTTGGCTACCAAAAAGGATAGCTAAATACAGATTTCCTCATCGTTTGGTCGCTCTTTTACTCAAAAATTTGCATAGATTTGCCAAAATAGTCAGTAAAATCAGTCGTAGACGCTTGACTCATCTTGTCGATCGCCCTATACTCTGGCGAATCAATGGCTTATGTATTGCTTGGTTAGCTATTTTATTGATGTTACCAGTCCCATTAACTAACCCAATTCCCACTGTAGGCATTTTATTATTTGTCATAGCCTCTTTAGAAAGAGATGGATTGTTGATGTGCGTCAGTTATATCAGCACTTTTCTGATTACTCTTTTCTTCGGTGGAATTGGTTATTTAATTTGGCAATTACCGCATCTTTTACCCAATTGGTTTTGGACTAGTTAA
- a CDS encoding chemotaxis protein CheW, with protein MTIYSPLRYRRFTASQTETIHQLIGFRLRQEWFALPINTIQKIIPLGKVYGDPKGTGISLTNYEGQEVLVIDVGYQIFGDILSVDLDQTEPRFLVIIASTNGKLIGLPIDSPPSVLRVPESSLTVLPETYLERGNIKCISSTMIQMSDRPPLFLLDPNLLKCLNYSN; from the coding sequence ATGACTATTTATTCTCCCCTCCGCTATCGACGTTTTACTGCTAGTCAAACAGAAACTATCCATCAACTGATTGGGTTTCGTCTGCGTCAAGAATGGTTTGCTTTACCAATTAATACAATTCAAAAGATTATCCCTCTGGGTAAAGTTTATGGCGATCCGAAAGGAACGGGCATCAGCTTGACTAATTATGAAGGTCAAGAGGTATTGGTAATAGACGTGGGCTATCAAATTTTTGGAGATATTTTATCTGTCGATTTAGACCAAACTGAACCACGTTTCTTGGTGATTATTGCTAGCACAAATGGGAAATTAATCGGATTACCAATTGATTCACCTCCATCAGTTTTGAGAGTACCAGAATCGTCATTAACTGTATTACCAGAAACCTACTTGGAGCGAGGTAATATTAAGTGTATTAGTTCAACAATGATTCAGATGAGCGATCGCCCACCCCTGTTTTTATTAGATCCCAATCTGCTCAAATGTCTCAACTATTCTAATTGA
- a CDS encoding HhoA/HhoB/HtrA family serine endopeptidase: MKILPQQFIVYLAFLSILSGCRANIFGELTPETPTKSETPPSTQASIPSPSPSQPLVNAPITPQNPNFIAIAVEKVGPAVVRIDASRTVSSGFSGLTKDKVEQGTGSGFIISSDGRLVTNAHVVSGADTVEVTLKDGRKYSGKVLGVDPVTDVAAVKITATNLPIVKYGNSDSLIPGQWAIAIGNPLGLDNTVTVGIVSATGRSSSQIGIADKRVNFIQTDAAINPGNSGGPLLNDKGEVIGINTAIRADAQGLGFAIPINTADKIANQLFTKGKADHAFLGIQMIALTPEIKKQINSSTDVKITLDRGVLIGRVVPSSPAAQAGLKPGDVIQKINTKTITTANDVQDIIEASQIGQELSLEINRNGQTQIVTVKPGPYPTSQLE; this comes from the coding sequence ATGAAAATTTTGCCGCAGCAATTTATTGTTTATTTGGCTTTTTTGAGTATATTAAGTGGATGTCGGGCAAATATCTTCGGAGAACTTACTCCTGAAACCCCAACTAAATCGGAAACTCCCCCCAGTACTCAAGCATCCATCCCATCGCCATCACCATCCCAACCCTTAGTAAATGCTCCTATTACCCCCCAAAATCCCAATTTTATTGCGATCGCTGTCGAGAAAGTCGGCCCTGCGGTGGTGAGAATAGATGCTTCTCGGACTGTATCAAGTGGTTTTTCGGGATTGACTAAAGATAAGGTAGAGCAAGGTACTGGTTCTGGTTTTATTATCAGTTCAGATGGACGCTTAGTAACCAATGCTCATGTAGTCTCAGGTGCAGATACAGTAGAAGTTACCTTAAAAGATGGTCGCAAATATTCTGGTAAGGTTCTGGGAGTAGATCCAGTCACTGATGTAGCTGCGGTGAAAATTACAGCGACTAACTTACCAATAGTCAAGTATGGCAATTCAGACAGCTTAATTCCTGGACAGTGGGCGATCGCTATTGGTAACCCTCTAGGATTAGATAATACGGTTACAGTTGGTATCGTCAGTGCTACAGGACGTTCTAGTTCGCAAATCGGCATCGCAGACAAACGAGTTAATTTTATTCAAACAGATGCGGCGATTAATCCTGGTAATTCTGGTGGACCATTATTAAACGACAAAGGTGAAGTAATTGGGATCAACACAGCTATTCGTGCTGATGCTCAAGGTTTAGGGTTTGCAATTCCTATTAACACCGCAGATAAAATTGCGAATCAGCTATTTACTAAAGGAAAAGCCGATCATGCATTTTTAGGGATTCAAATGATCGCTTTGACTCCAGAAATTAAAAAGCAAATTAACTCTTCTACCGATGTTAAAATTACTTTGGATCGAGGGGTACTAATTGGTAGAGTTGTACCTAGTTCACCAGCCGCTCAAGCTGGTTTAAAACCTGGGGATGTCATCCAAAAAATTAATACAAAAACTATCACTACAGCTAATGACGTTCAAGATATCATTGAAGCTAGTCAAATTGGTCAAGAACTAAGTCTTGAAATCAACCGCAACGGTCAAACTCAAATAGTGACAGTCAAACCAGGTCCTTATCCTACCAGTCAATTAGAATAG